In one Sphingomonas sp. AP4-R1 genomic region, the following are encoded:
- a CDS encoding DUF4403 family protein produces MLLIGQIVLSACQPVRHEAPIRAVDAIPSSLQETIIAVPIRAKLDRLGLALNRAIPRRLWAIDKADQLCVPAKRVKLVFAHVKTPDVTCRIVGNVTRGTITVSGAGQDLIVSIPMHATISAKDVGGILKQETAQADARVHIRLRLDLADDWTPSAAASIAYDWVDPPHVRFLGHRIEFTSKADDKLKGVIAALKRTLPNELARLHTKERAAQAWRKAFTSIQLNESNPPVWMQITPHALSYGGYTITRGELTLNLGMRAATKTIVGPRPSDPPATPLPRLHRARERASRVLFTIPVIADYGELEPVLARALAKRARRPFEVPGIGPVYATFGKVVIYGTLGGRIAVGLTFSAARPGVRSSHGTIWLTARPINEMNSRHVEFSELEISGITDSTGAGLLIKLANTPGLSATIADALAQNFSRDYDRLLDKVGRAMAEKRVGDIVIRAHIVDMRTGQIQAVGRGVYLPVWGRGTASIALLPR; encoded by the coding sequence GTGTTGCTGATCGGCCAGATCGTATTGAGCGCCTGCCAGCCGGTCCGGCATGAGGCTCCGATCCGCGCGGTCGATGCGATCCCGAGCTCACTCCAGGAGACGATCATCGCGGTGCCGATCCGAGCAAAGCTGGACCGACTTGGGCTGGCGCTCAATCGGGCGATCCCCCGACGTTTGTGGGCGATCGACAAGGCCGATCAACTGTGCGTTCCCGCCAAGCGGGTAAAATTGGTGTTCGCTCATGTCAAAACACCGGACGTGACCTGTCGCATCGTCGGTAATGTTACACGGGGCACCATTACCGTGTCAGGCGCCGGTCAGGACTTGATCGTGTCGATCCCAATGCATGCAACGATCAGTGCCAAAGACGTTGGCGGGATCTTGAAACAGGAGACCGCGCAGGCCGACGCTCGGGTGCACATCCGTCTGCGGCTCGACCTCGCCGATGACTGGACACCCAGCGCGGCAGCCTCGATTGCCTATGATTGGGTGGACCCGCCCCATGTCCGGTTCCTGGGGCACCGGATCGAGTTCACGAGCAAGGCCGACGACAAGCTCAAGGGCGTGATCGCGGCGCTGAAGCGCACGCTGCCGAATGAGCTGGCCAGATTGCATACCAAAGAGCGTGCCGCGCAGGCATGGCGGAAGGCTTTTACGTCGATCCAGTTGAATGAAAGCAATCCGCCGGTCTGGATGCAGATCACGCCACACGCGCTAAGCTATGGCGGTTACACGATCACGCGTGGTGAGCTGACGCTCAACCTCGGCATGCGGGCCGCGACGAAGACTATTGTGGGCCCGCGTCCTTCAGACCCACCGGCGACGCCCCTGCCGCGGTTGCACCGTGCGAGGGAGCGGGCGAGCCGGGTGCTGTTCACGATCCCCGTGATCGCGGACTATGGCGAGCTGGAGCCGGTTCTGGCGAGGGCTCTGGCCAAGCGGGCCCGACGCCCATTTGAAGTTCCCGGCATCGGTCCAGTCTATGCGACGTTCGGAAAGGTCGTCATTTACGGCACTCTCGGCGGTCGTATTGCGGTCGGCCTGACGTTCAGCGCGGCCCGGCCGGGCGTTCGCTCTTCGCACGGCACAATTTGGCTGACCGCGCGCCCGATCAATGAAATGAACAGCCGCCACGTCGAATTTTCGGAGCTGGAGATAAGTGGCATTACAGATTCCACAGGCGCGGGCCTGTTGATCAAGCTCGCCAATACGCCTGGCCTCTCCGCGACGATCGCCGATGCGCTCGCCCAGAACTTCAGCAGGGATTATGATCGACTTCTGGACAAGGTCGGACGGGCCATGGCCGAGAAAAGGGTCGGCGACATTGTCATCCGGGCGCACATCGTCGACATGCGGACCGGCCAGATCCAAGCGGTCGGGCGGGGTGTGTATCTGCCTGTTTGGGGCAGAGGAACGGCAAGCATCGCGCTTTTACCGCGGTGA
- a CDS encoding methyl-accepting chemotaxis protein: MALVKKTALGSRTRKGSIAPAAAKPIPTRKPVRGPKGKAGTTAGRIDQATLELASGLSEAAAAAAELQRAMDQIASGAEEAAGASQESLGLITSLSARFREARDQANISQRQVETIETGFIETSAQIEASVAAIALNAQRQLGTITVVEGLETAASQIGAIAQGVADISEQTSMLALNATIEAARAGEDGVGFAVVADEVRGLAETSETSAAEIQELATTIAVEIRSVAERIREAATLAEREAATGRYVSAQIESARGELALIAAAAIDILSASVEAETGAREAVRGAEQVASAAEEQSAAAAEAQQAIEQQSLSLDQSQQTAEALGELSGILQTEESNRGATEQVAAAAEELSATVQELSGAASQILVAIEQISRGSEIQASATIEANSAMEQIERAAALTQERAQDSAARLEAVVASAKTSAGKIDGLVEGVSAALDQTRAVQALLGTLVRTARQIEAITDGLGLLAVQTSMLAVSGSVEATRAGEAGAGFATVSGDIRKLSREAAASAARAREAIRDIQDQIGTIRRDLDQIVGAAESEIARNRALVERLEVIGTDLAITRDASVAIGESAVTVMRSVGEVRSGTEQIASAAEEASAAARQASAAARQQAEASEELAAAIEEIASLAGALLDTQA; encoded by the coding sequence ATGGCGCTCGTAAAGAAAACGGCTTTAGGCTCGCGAACCAGGAAGGGCTCAATTGCACCGGCTGCGGCGAAGCCGATCCCAACGCGCAAGCCTGTCCGGGGTCCCAAGGGCAAGGCGGGCACCACCGCAGGGCGGATCGACCAAGCGACTCTCGAACTCGCTTCGGGTCTCAGCGAGGCGGCGGCCGCCGCCGCCGAACTTCAGCGCGCAATGGATCAGATCGCCAGCGGCGCCGAGGAAGCAGCCGGCGCCTCGCAGGAATCGCTCGGCCTTATCACCTCTTTGAGCGCGCGCTTTCGGGAGGCACGCGACCAGGCCAATATTTCGCAGCGGCAGGTCGAGACAATTGAAACGGGGTTCATCGAGACCAGCGCCCAGATAGAGGCTTCAGTCGCAGCGATCGCCCTGAACGCCCAACGTCAGCTCGGCACCATCACCGTCGTCGAAGGGCTCGAGACAGCGGCAAGCCAGATCGGGGCGATAGCACAGGGCGTCGCCGACATCTCCGAACAGACCAGCATGCTGGCGCTCAACGCGACGATCGAGGCGGCGCGGGCGGGTGAGGACGGCGTAGGCTTCGCTGTCGTCGCCGACGAGGTGCGTGGTCTCGCCGAAACTTCTGAAACCAGCGCAGCCGAGATCCAGGAACTCGCGACGACGATTGCCGTCGAAATTCGCAGCGTTGCAGAGCGGATCCGCGAGGCCGCGACGCTTGCCGAACGCGAAGCCGCGACCGGCCGCTATGTCTCCGCGCAGATTGAAAGCGCGCGCGGCGAGCTCGCCCTTATCGCCGCCGCAGCGATCGATATCCTGTCCGCTTCGGTCGAGGCCGAGACCGGGGCGCGCGAAGCGGTGCGCGGCGCTGAGCAGGTCGCGAGCGCCGCAGAGGAACAGTCCGCCGCCGCTGCCGAGGCGCAGCAGGCGATCGAGCAGCAGAGCCTGTCGCTCGACCAGAGCCAGCAGACCGCTGAGGCACTCGGCGAACTCTCCGGCATCCTCCAGACCGAGGAATCCAATCGAGGCGCCACCGAACAGGTCGCCGCCGCCGCCGAGGAGCTATCGGCAACCGTCCAGGAATTGTCGGGGGCGGCCTCGCAAATCCTCGTCGCGATCGAGCAGATCAGCCGGGGGTCGGAAATCCAGGCTTCAGCGACGATCGAAGCCAATAGTGCAATGGAGCAGATCGAGCGCGCCGCTGCCCTGACCCAAGAGCGCGCGCAGGACAGCGCCGCGAGGCTCGAGGCTGTCGTTGCCTCCGCGAAGACCAGCGCTGGTAAAATCGACGGCCTCGTCGAGGGCGTCAGCGCTGCGCTCGACCAGACTCGCGCGGTTCAGGCGCTGCTGGGCACCCTCGTTCGAACGGCGCGCCAGATCGAGGCGATCACCGATGGCCTAGGTCTGCTCGCCGTCCAGACGAGCATGCTCGCGGTCAGCGGGTCGGTCGAAGCGACCCGCGCGGGCGAGGCGGGCGCAGGTTTCGCGACCGTGTCCGGCGACATTCGCAAATTGTCGCGCGAGGCTGCGGCCAGCGCGGCGCGCGCCAGGGAGGCGATCCGCGACATCCAGGATCAGATAGGCACGATCCGCCGCGATCTCGACCAAATCGTCGGGGCGGCTGAAAGCGAGATCGCCCGTAACCGCGCCTTGGTGGAGCGCCTCGAAGTGATCGGCACCGACCTTGCCATTACGCGCGACGCCAGCGTCGCAATCGGCGAAAGCGCGGTTACCGTGATGCGCTCGGTCGGCGAGGTACGCAGCGGCACCGAGCAGATCGCATCCGCCGCGGAAGAGGCGTCGGCAGCGGCCCGGCAGGCCTCGGCGGCAGCGCGTCAGCAGGCCGAAGCGTCCGAGGAACTGGCAGCGGCTATCGAAGAAATCGCGTCGCTTGCGGGCGCTCTTCTCGACACGCAGGCTTGA
- a CDS encoding AbrB/MazE/SpoVT family DNA-binding domain-containing protein — protein MTHIIVGKWGKNLAIRVPQELEQLLGLSVGEEVEIESHDGDIIIRRTAARARSLEAAREAAAQIIANSKGRTLDGISIKELRQEGQRG, from the coding sequence GTGACCCATATTATCGTCGGTAAATGGGGCAAGAACCTCGCTATCCGCGTGCCCCAGGAACTGGAGCAGTTGCTGGGCCTCAGCGTCGGCGAAGAAGTCGAGATCGAGTCGCACGATGGTGATATCATCATCCGTCGCACCGCTGCGCGGGCACGCTCGCTAGAAGCTGCGAGGGAAGCAGCTGCCCAGATCATCGCCAACAGTAAGGGACGCACCCTTGATGGCATTTCCATCAAGGAGCTGCGACAGGAGGGACAGAGAGGATGA
- a CDS encoding SRPBCC domain-containing protein, which yields MGHIRFGSDQAVLAVVQGDRTDSVSRVILATPRTLFRTFMDAEMLASWRTPDEMTSRISHFEPSVGGGYSMLLRHGQDAPPTAGRTRTREDEIEVRFITLLPDELVVEEVHFLSLDPAFAEPMMLTTRLEPTRDGTKVTLTVSNVPSVMPADDHHDRLAAALRSLARLTE from the coding sequence ATGGGGCATATCAGATTCGGGAGCGATCAGGCGGTGTTGGCTGTGGTGCAGGGGGACCGGACGGACAGCGTATCGCGGGTTATTCTGGCGACGCCAAGAACCCTGTTTCGGACCTTTATGGATGCCGAGATGCTGGCCTCTTGGCGGACGCCGGACGAGATGACGTCGCGGATCAGCCATTTCGAACCCTCTGTCGGCGGCGGCTATTCCATGCTGTTGCGGCATGGCCAGGATGCGCCACCCACGGCGGGCAGGACACGCACGCGGGAAGACGAGATCGAGGTTCGTTTCATCACGTTGCTTCCGGACGAGTTGGTCGTGGAAGAAGTTCATTTTCTGAGTCTTGATCCGGCGTTCGCCGAGCCGATGATGTTGACGACCAGGCTGGAACCGACACGCGACGGAACCAAGGTCACATTAACCGTGTCGAACGTGCCGTCGGTGATGCCTGCCGATGACCATCATGACAGGCTGGCGGCGGCGCTGCGAAGTCTCGCCCGGCTTACGGAATAA
- a CDS encoding DUF736 domain-containing protein: MNIGEFKLVNNRLLGSIATRTIDLPRLGLRPVESTNDKAPAYEIVALNVGNRWVQVGALWEAVARNTTGEAFLQGSIDDPSLPEPLPIALFGTTEEGMRVAWRRPQRRDDFGMATRTGSRPETPEGGDGFGPSTAGNDGGLMGGSGRFDEDEPIY; the protein is encoded by the coding sequence ATGAACATCGGTGAATTCAAGCTGGTCAACAACCGTCTGCTGGGCTCGATCGCGACGCGGACCATCGATCTTCCCCGTTTGGGCCTGCGCCCGGTCGAGAGCACCAACGACAAGGCGCCCGCCTATGAGATCGTTGCGCTCAACGTCGGCAATCGCTGGGTCCAGGTCGGTGCGCTGTGGGAGGCGGTCGCCCGCAACACCACCGGCGAAGCCTTCCTCCAGGGTTCGATCGACGACCCGAGCCTGCCCGAACCGCTCCCCATCGCGCTGTTCGGCACGACCGAGGAAGGCATGCGCGTCGCCTGGCGGCGGCCGCAGCGGCGCGACGACTTCGGCATGGCGACCCGCACCGGCAGCCGCCCCGAAACGCCCGAAGGCGGCGACGGCTTCGGCCCGAGCACGGCCGGCAATGACGGCGGGCTGATGGGCGGCAGCGGGCGCTTCGACGAGGACGAGCCGATCTACTGA
- a CDS encoding DUF6117 family protein, translated as MAIPDARCRIFDTLLRAALAGDLILIEFRDASGGETRFVIRAVGRAGNSNRPMTLFRIYATAIRSGLPAAA; from the coding sequence ATGGCAATTCCCGACGCTCGCTGCCGGATTTTCGACACGTTGCTGCGCGCCGCGCTGGCCGGCGACCTCATCTTGATCGAATTCCGGGATGCGAGCGGCGGCGAGACGCGCTTCGTAATCCGCGCGGTCGGCCGGGCCGGCAACAGCAATCGTCCCATGACACTCTTCAGGATCTATGCGACGGCAATCCGTTCGGGGCTACCGGCCGCCGCCTAA
- a CDS encoding transglycosylase domain-containing protein gives MLRFENDPDRLRPAERDDLDPRTATVASAIERRRLRLRKMVLWSLVLLTVLFLVIVSWLATVAPPSQTARPIVPPRITFLASDGTLISRRGAITEKAVDVGILPAHVGNAFVAIEDRRFYHHYGLDPRGLMRAAWHDVRSGSAREGGSTITQQLAKLVYLNSDRSVGRKIREALIALWLERWLSKDQILSRYLSNAYFGDNVYGLRAAARHYFSKSPERLTVGEAALLAGLMKAPSRLAPNENLAGARARAALVSKAMLDAGFITPHQAAEATAHLRLKPAPEPKQATYFSDWAASAAMPPANAYAEQIVRTTLDARLQRLAETAVGQVRLPGAQVALVAMRPDGKVVAMVGGRNYAASSFNRATQARRQPGSTFKLFVYLAAVRAGMTPNDLVEDRPIVIGSWSPRNADGQYLGPITLREAFARSSNVAAVRLTQRVGPEAVSQAARDLGIRSPLNPDPGIALGTSGVTLLELAGSYAAVAHGAYPIRPYGLALASPERSARTEETTFSDADRATLLDLLSTTVNSGTARGAALTTQVYGKTGTSQDNRDALFVGFAGGLVTAVWIGRDDNRPMPGIAGGGLPAHVWRTFMAGAIGAKPAPNKVPDTVDPDAGIDGIIHSVVGRLKSIFHF, from the coding sequence ATGCTGCGTTTTGAGAATGATCCCGATCGTTTGCGGCCTGCCGAGCGAGACGATCTGGATCCGCGCACCGCGACTGTTGCATCCGCCATCGAACGCAGGCGGTTGCGACTCCGAAAGATGGTGCTCTGGTCGCTCGTCCTGCTCACGGTGCTATTTCTCGTCATCGTCAGCTGGCTGGCGACCGTGGCGCCGCCATCGCAGACGGCACGGCCTATCGTTCCGCCCAGGATCACGTTTCTCGCCTCCGACGGAACACTGATCTCGCGTCGTGGCGCCATTACCGAGAAGGCCGTCGATGTCGGCATCCTCCCCGCTCATGTTGGCAATGCGTTCGTCGCGATCGAGGATCGCCGGTTTTACCACCATTATGGACTCGATCCGCGTGGCCTGATGCGCGCGGCCTGGCATGATGTTCGCAGTGGAAGCGCCCGAGAGGGCGGGAGCACCATCACCCAGCAACTCGCAAAGCTGGTCTACCTGAATTCCGATCGATCGGTGGGAAGGAAGATCCGCGAAGCGCTGATCGCGCTCTGGTTGGAGCGCTGGTTGAGCAAGGACCAGATCCTGTCACGGTATCTGTCCAACGCCTATTTCGGCGACAATGTGTACGGTTTGCGTGCGGCGGCCCGCCATTATTTCAGCAAGTCGCCTGAGCGGTTGACGGTCGGAGAAGCCGCACTTCTGGCCGGGCTCATGAAAGCGCCGTCACGCCTGGCACCCAATGAAAATCTGGCGGGGGCTCGTGCGAGGGCCGCGCTCGTCTCCAAGGCGATGCTGGATGCGGGCTTTATCACGCCGCATCAGGCAGCCGAGGCAACCGCTCACCTTCGACTCAAGCCTGCGCCCGAGCCCAAACAAGCAACCTATTTCAGCGACTGGGCTGCTTCCGCAGCAATGCCGCCAGCTAACGCGTATGCCGAGCAGATCGTGCGAACGACGCTCGATGCCCGTCTGCAGCGCCTCGCCGAAACCGCCGTTGGACAGGTTCGCCTTCCCGGCGCGCAGGTTGCGCTCGTCGCCATGCGCCCCGACGGCAAGGTCGTCGCAATGGTCGGCGGCCGGAACTATGCGGCGAGCAGCTTCAACCGCGCAACCCAAGCCCGCCGGCAGCCGGGCTCGACGTTTAAGCTGTTTGTCTATCTTGCAGCGGTTCGGGCCGGAATGACGCCCAACGACCTGGTCGAGGATCGCCCGATCGTCATCGGTAGCTGGTCACCGCGCAATGCCGACGGCCAATATCTTGGTCCCATCACATTGAGGGAGGCGTTTGCGCGCTCGAGCAACGTGGCGGCTGTCCGGTTGACGCAAAGGGTCGGCCCCGAAGCGGTAAGTCAGGCGGCGCGAGATCTCGGGATCCGGAGTCCGCTCAACCCGGATCCTGGCATCGCGCTGGGCACGTCCGGTGTCACGCTTCTCGAACTTGCCGGTTCCTATGCTGCCGTCGCGCATGGCGCCTACCCGATCCGACCCTATGGTCTTGCTCTCGCCTCGCCCGAGCGATCGGCTCGGACAGAGGAGACGACATTCAGCGATGCCGACCGCGCTACGTTGCTGGATCTGCTGTCAACCACCGTGAACAGCGGCACGGCCCGCGGCGCTGCACTTACGACCCAGGTTTATGGCAAGACGGGGACGTCGCAGGATAATCGCGACGCCCTCTTTGTCGGTTTTGCGGGCGGTCTCGTCACCGCCGTCTGGATCGGCCGTGACGACAATCGCCCGATGCCGGGCATCGCTGGGGGCGGGTTGCCTGCCCATGTCTGGCGAACGTTCATGGCCGGCGCGATCGGAGCGAAACCGGCGCCGAACAAGGTGCCGGACACGGTGGATCCTGATGCCGGCATCGATGGCATCATCCACTCGGTCGTCGGCAGACTGAAAAGCATCTTCCACTTCTAA
- a CDS encoding DUF2493 domain-containing protein has product MNHSVHRLEDLRELYAAAVATPEFQAAFGDPLSVTIVEPGEPAGEYEMPEPMAAQADCAGIVATLFDLFSGTRLEPLAQEIAWGFVNSFHFVAGKLGRREDSLADEIGEMARAPDTSEVFTCELEEKQLLCRSTAEQREAIECMRDYAAEMYRALSGWPWSPARGTRASSASSASQIAAQDFLRERQLQARERYMPHGPIVVFSGPAIWHDWRQIWDRLDQIKARIPHMTLVTTGQRKGGDAIAAAWAARPEVQVPVVAYGLFGSGRKVAFTRNRKLADLKPAEAVLLEGSGLQAHLYQLLRDAGVPIHAFRKSDQAPIAPPPPRRAWTPSRELEMA; this is encoded by the coding sequence GTGAACCATTCTGTCCATCGTCTTGAGGATCTGCGCGAACTCTACGCTGCCGCCGTCGCTACCCCTGAATTCCAGGCCGCCTTCGGCGATCCGCTGTCCGTCACCATCGTCGAACCGGGTGAACCGGCCGGCGAATATGAGATGCCCGAACCCATGGCCGCGCAGGCCGACTGCGCCGGTATCGTAGCGACCCTGTTCGATCTCTTCTCCGGTACGCGGCTCGAACCGCTCGCTCAGGAAATCGCCTGGGGGTTCGTGAACTCCTTCCACTTCGTCGCGGGCAAGCTCGGCCGGCGCGAAGACTCCCTTGCCGACGAGATCGGCGAGATGGCGCGCGCGCCCGACACAAGCGAGGTCTTCACCTGCGAGCTTGAGGAGAAGCAGCTGCTCTGCCGATCGACCGCCGAGCAGCGCGAAGCGATCGAGTGCATGCGCGATTATGCCGCCGAGATGTACCGCGCTCTGTCCGGCTGGCCCTGGTCGCCGGCGCGGGGAACGCGCGCGTCGTCGGCCTCGTCGGCAAGCCAGATCGCGGCGCAGGATTTCCTGCGCGAGCGCCAGCTCCAGGCGCGCGAACGGTACATGCCGCACGGGCCGATCGTGGTCTTCTCCGGCCCCGCAATCTGGCATGACTGGCGCCAGATCTGGGACCGGCTCGACCAGATCAAGGCACGGATCCCGCACATGACGCTCGTCACCACCGGGCAGCGCAAGGGGGGCGATGCGATCGCGGCCGCCTGGGCCGCGCGCCCCGAAGTCCAGGTGCCGGTGGTCGCCTACGGCCTCTTCGGATCGGGCCGTAAGGTTGCCTTCACCCGCAACCGCAAGCTCGCGGATCTGAAGCCGGCAGAAGCGGTCCTGCTGGAAGGATCGGGGCTCCAGGCCCATCTCTACCAGCTGCTCCGCGACGCGGGCGTTCCGATCCACGCTTTCCGGAAGTCGGATCAGGCACCGATCGCGCCGCCGCCTCCACGAAGGGCCTGGACGCCATCGCGCGAGCTGGAAATGGCGTGA
- a CDS encoding chemotaxis protein CheW has translation MLRFTSGRRSFFLPASQVREVVGQQRLTRIPRAPESLLGLINVRGAAVPVLSLANLLGKKSCAEARIILLDGDTQIGLAVDRVATVTQRDAAQADGAKPIDLAPLIAKDFAGLAPRSGRRSAPVRRQRTATRDASRLQLLAFAIGDQELALPLDAIDAVIAAPKTIARVPGGEAAVLGTADWRGRLLPLLSLSVLLGLPGDADAKGRVLVLSIDGARIGLRVDRLTDVLALDPASVDLLPAALTRGAGEARIQAVARLDGGHRLVSILASGELLAPEHRRGLARDAQAEVATTRMAVDAGEPVLLFTLGGAPFGLPLAAIDEVARVPARLTPVPQAAGVLVGLMELRGRALPVIDQAQRFGGEATTGARAIVARAGALEAAFLVDRIIGVVRVPADRLASAPPLGGEGLFDRTMIDGEGGPITLLINAFALLAGTERALLAMLAARADDGDATP, from the coding sequence GTGCTGCGCTTCACGAGCGGCCGTCGCAGCTTCTTCCTGCCGGCGTCGCAGGTCCGCGAGGTTGTCGGCCAGCAGCGGCTGACACGGATCCCCCGGGCACCGGAAAGTCTGCTCGGTCTCATCAACGTCCGCGGCGCGGCGGTACCAGTGCTGTCGCTTGCGAACCTGCTGGGGAAGAAGTCCTGCGCGGAGGCACGGATCATTTTGCTGGATGGCGACACTCAGATCGGGCTCGCGGTCGACCGCGTCGCGACCGTCACGCAGCGCGACGCAGCCCAAGCCGATGGCGCCAAGCCGATCGACCTGGCACCGCTCATCGCGAAGGACTTCGCGGGGCTCGCCCCCCGGTCGGGGCGGCGCAGCGCGCCGGTGCGCCGCCAACGGACCGCAACCCGTGACGCAAGTCGTCTCCAGCTTCTGGCATTCGCGATCGGCGATCAGGAGCTTGCACTGCCGCTCGACGCAATCGATGCAGTGATCGCTGCTCCCAAGACGATCGCGCGCGTGCCCGGTGGCGAGGCGGCGGTGCTTGGAACCGCCGACTGGCGCGGCCGGCTGCTGCCGTTGCTGTCGTTATCCGTCCTGCTCGGCCTGCCTGGCGATGCCGATGCTAAGGGGCGCGTGCTAGTCCTGTCGATCGACGGCGCACGGATCGGCCTGCGCGTCGACCGGCTGACCGACGTGCTGGCGCTCGATCCCGCCAGCGTCGACCTGTTGCCGGCTGCGCTGACGCGCGGCGCGGGCGAGGCCCGCATCCAAGCGGTCGCGCGGCTCGACGGCGGCCACCGTCTGGTTTCGATCCTCGCATCCGGCGAGTTGCTCGCGCCCGAGCATCGTCGTGGGCTGGCGCGCGACGCGCAGGCGGAGGTCGCTACGACACGCATGGCGGTGGACGCCGGAGAGCCGGTCCTGCTCTTCACGCTCGGCGGCGCTCCATTCGGGTTGCCGCTGGCCGCGATCGACGAAGTCGCACGGGTGCCCGCCCGTTTGACGCCGGTGCCGCAGGCCGCGGGGGTCCTGGTGGGGCTCATGGAACTGCGCGGCCGCGCGCTTCCGGTGATCGATCAAGCCCAGCGGTTCGGCGGCGAAGCAACAACGGGCGCGCGGGCGATCGTCGCGCGCGCGGGCGCTCTCGAAGCTGCCTTCCTCGTCGATCGCATCATAGGCGTCGTGCGCGTGCCGGCCGACCGGCTCGCGTCAGCACCGCCGCTCGGTGGCGAGGGCTTGTTCGACAGGACCATGATCGACGGTGAAGGCGGTCCCATCACCTTGCTGATAAACGCTTTCGCTCTGCTGGCTGGCACCGAGCGGGCCTTGCTGGCGATGCTCGCCGCCCGCGCCGACGACGGTGACGCCACACCGTGA
- a CDS encoding SLOG family protein gives MVLATTAQDKGCDAIAAAWAASRNVKLVAFGLDRRLGTRAGFARNETMVRLRPIEAVVCEGSGLQSHLARRVRSGGIPAHFFTLNGQTRRAAS, from the coding sequence ATGGTGCTCGCTACGACCGCACAGGACAAGGGCTGTGATGCAATCGCCGCCGCTTGGGCCGCCAGCCGGAACGTCAAGCTGGTCGCGTTCGGCCTCGACCGGAGGCTGGGGACGCGGGCCGGGTTCGCACGGAATGAGACGATGGTGAGACTGCGGCCGATCGAAGCGGTCGTGTGCGAAGGGTCGGGGCTGCAATCCCACCTCGCACGACGGGTCCGGAGCGGGGGCATCCCGGCCCACTTCTTCACGCTCAACGGGCAGACACGGCGCGCGGCATCGTGA
- a CDS encoding type II toxin-antitoxin system VapC family toxin: MSIVLDASMTLTWLFEDERTPAAYDVMMRVVDEGAVVPSLWRLEVANTLRTAIRRGRCDEDFVTKTLVQLSRMMIKVDEETDQHAWSSTRALSSEEGLTLYDAAYLELALRAALPLATCDRELIAAAERRSMDVLSA, translated from the coding sequence ATGAGCATCGTCCTCGACGCTTCCATGACGTTGACCTGGCTTTTTGAAGATGAACGAACGCCAGCCGCCTATGACGTGATGATGCGCGTGGTCGACGAAGGGGCCGTCGTCCCGTCTCTCTGGCGGCTGGAGGTCGCCAACACGCTTCGAACCGCAATCCGGCGGGGGCGCTGCGACGAAGACTTTGTAACGAAGACGCTCGTGCAGCTCTCGCGCATGATGATCAAGGTCGACGAAGAAACCGATCAGCACGCATGGTCTTCAACCCGTGCGCTGTCGAGCGAGGAAGGGCTGACCCTCTACGACGCCGCCTATCTGGAACTCGCGCTTCGCGCGGCCCTCCCTCTCGCGACCTGCGATCGTGAGCTCATCGCCGCCGCTGAGCGCCGGTCGATGGACGTCCTTTCCGCCTGA